The uncultured Bacteroides sp. genome has a segment encoding these proteins:
- a CDS encoding glycosyltransferase family 2 protein — protein MDISVIVPLFNEEESLPELYAWIDRVMVENDFSYEVIFVNDGSTDRSWKVIEDLKAKSETVKGIKFRRNYGKSPALFCGFKRAQGDVVITMDADLQDSPDEIPELYRMITEDGYDLVSGWKEKRYDPLSKTLPTKLFNATARSVSGVKNLHDFNCGLKAYKSDVVKNIEVYGEMHRYIPYLAKNAGFSKIGEKVVQHQARKYGSTKFGMSRFVNGYLDLLSLWFLSKFGKKPMHIFGLLGSLMFLLGFISVIIVGASKLYSMYSGLHYRLVTDSPYFYLALTSMIIGTQLFLAGFVGELVTRNAPERNNYKIEKEL, from the coding sequence ATGGATATATCTGTAATAGTTCCTTTGTTCAACGAAGAAGAATCACTTCCGGAACTTTATGCCTGGATTGACCGAGTGATGGTTGAGAATGACTTTTCTTATGAGGTGATCTTTGTAAATGATGGAAGTACTGACCGTTCATGGAAGGTAATTGAAGATTTAAAAGCAAAATCTGAGACAGTAAAGGGCATTAAGTTCCGTCGCAACTATGGAAAGTCTCCTGCATTATTCTGCGGATTTAAACGGGCTCAAGGTGACGTGGTGATTACGATGGATGCTGATTTACAGGATAGCCCGGACGAGATTCCTGAACTTTACAGAATGATTACTGAAGATGGATATGATTTGGTTTCCGGATGGAAAGAAAAAAGATATGATCCGCTTTCTAAAACCTTGCCTACTAAATTATTTAATGCTACAGCCCGTTCTGTATCGGGAGTAAAGAACCTGCACGATTTTAATTGCGGGTTGAAGGCTTATAAGTCTGATGTTGTGAAAAATATTGAAGTGTATGGTGAGATGCATCGTTATATTCCTTATTTGGCTAAAAATGCCGGATTTTCTAAGATAGGGGAGAAAGTTGTGCAACACCAGGCACGTAAATATGGCTCTACAAAATTCGGGATGAGCAGGTTTGTAAATGGTTATCTGGATTTACTTTCATTGTGGTTCCTTTCTAAATTTGGTAAGAAACCAATGCATATTTTCGGACTGTTGGGCTCATTAATGTTTCTTCTGGGTTTTATTTCGGTTATAATTGTGGGAGCTTCCAAGCTCTATTCAATGTATTCCGGATTACATTATAGATTGGTTACTGATTCTCCTTATTTTTATCTGGCACTTACGTCAATGATAATTGGAACACAGCTGTTTCTGGCTGGGTTTGTAGGTGAACTAGTTACTCGCAATGCTCCTGAACGTAATAATTACAAAATAGAAAAAGAACTGTAA
- a CDS encoding DUF6452 family protein: protein MKHLLKLLFLGVLLCSVIVPALIACGETTDCSLMGRPSPRFNFVNDSTMKVKKLDSLSVIALNTIVGDSIILNNEKSVSFATIPLSYAKSKTAFVFKYSKNVRDTIWVTHTNTEHFLSIECGMTMYYKIEGVKHTFHAIDSVAIINSGVDVNEKENIRVFY from the coding sequence ATGAAACATCTATTGAAACTATTGTTTCTAGGAGTATTACTTTGTAGTGTCATTGTTCCGGCATTAATTGCCTGCGGCGAAACTACAGATTGCTCTCTTATGGGGCGTCCCTCTCCACGTTTCAATTTTGTAAATGATAGTACAATGAAAGTGAAAAAGCTGGATTCGCTTTCAGTTATAGCTCTCAATACTATTGTTGGAGATTCAATTATACTGAATAATGAGAAGAGCGTAAGTTTTGCTACTATTCCGCTGAGTTATGCAAAATCAAAAACCGCATTTGTTTTTAAGTATTCAAAGAATGTTAGGGATACTATTTGGGTTACACATACAAATACAGAGCATTTCCTTTCTATAGAATGCGGAATGACTATGTATTACAAGATAGAAGGTGTAAAGCATACTTTTCATGCTATAGATTCTGTTGCAATAATTAATTCTGGAGTTGACGTCAATGAAAAAGAGAATATTCGCGTCTTTTATTAA
- a CDS encoding DUF6048 family protein: MKKRIFASFINIVALLVMALPVLAQGQKQEIKLPKEVFPLYNGTFVGVDLYGLGSKAFGSNFLSSEVSVDVNLRNRFFPVLEVGYGETDAEKNSISYKSSAPYFRIGMNYNMMFRKKSMSHLYLGARYGFSALSYDVKGPALKDDIYSGEVPSFEYTGEKTNAHWMELLFGIRAQIHKNFLMGWSLRYKAKLSIKENTSTTPWYIPGFGENKSTNFGVTYSLIYKLPF; this comes from the coding sequence ATGAAAAAGAGAATATTCGCGTCTTTTATTAATATAGTCGCTTTGTTGGTGATGGCTCTCCCTGTTCTTGCTCAAGGGCAGAAACAAGAGATTAAATTGCCTAAGGAAGTTTTTCCATTATATAATGGAACCTTTGTTGGAGTTGATCTGTATGGGTTAGGGAGCAAAGCCTTTGGAAGTAATTTCCTGAGTTCAGAGGTGAGTGTGGACGTTAATCTGAGAAATAGATTTTTCCCGGTACTGGAAGTTGGATATGGAGAAACTGATGCTGAGAAAAATAGTATTTCTTATAAATCATCGGCTCCGTATTTCAGGATTGGGATGAATTATAATATGATGTTCAGGAAAAAGAGTATGAGTCATCTGTATCTGGGAGCACGATATGGCTTTAGCGCATTAAGTTATGATGTAAAAGGGCCTGCGTTAAAAGATGATATCTATTCCGGAGAAGTACCGTCGTTTGAGTACACGGGTGAGAAGACAAATGCTCATTGGATGGAGTTATTATTCGGTATAAGAGCCCAGATACATAAGAACTTTCTGATGGGATGGTCTTTGAGATATAAAGCCAAGTTAAGCATTAAAGAGAATACTAGCACAACTCCGTGGTATATTCCGGGCTTTGGCGAAAATAAATCAACCAATTTTGGAGTTACCTATTCCTTAATTTATAAGCTACCTTTTTAA
- a CDS encoding manganese efflux pump MntP family protein has translation MTNLENWLIAVGLAMDCLAVSIASGIILKKLNWRTILTMAFFFGFFQALMPFLGWVGASRFSHLIEDFDHWVVFLILCFLGGRMIWESFKDDECKKEFNPASLKVVFTLAIATSLDALAVGVSYAFMGIRTFDGILSPISIIGFVSFIISVFGLLFGIFFGCRHNMRVELWGGLILIGIGTKVLIEHICG, from the coding sequence ATGACAAATTTAGAAAATTGGCTCATTGCAGTAGGTCTGGCAATGGATTGTCTGGCAGTGTCTATAGCAAGTGGTATTATTTTAAAGAAACTGAATTGGAGAACGATTCTTACAATGGCTTTTTTCTTTGGTTTCTTTCAGGCTTTGATGCCTTTTCTGGGATGGGTAGGAGCAAGTAGGTTTAGCCATTTAATTGAAGATTTTGATCATTGGGTAGTTTTCCTTATTCTCTGTTTTCTTGGTGGAAGAATGATATGGGAGTCTTTTAAAGACGATGAATGTAAGAAAGAGTTTAATCCGGCTAGTCTGAAGGTTGTTTTTACATTGGCTATTGCCACCAGTCTGGATGCCCTTGCAGTTGGGGTCTCTTATGCTTTTATGGGAATAAGAACGTTTGATGGCATTCTTTCACCAATATCGATTATAGGATTTGTATCTTTTATAATATCTGTTTTCGGATTACTGTTTGGAATCTTTTTTGGATGTAGACATAATATGAGAGTAGAGTTGTGGGGTGGACTTATTCTGATTGGTATCGGAACCAAGGTTTTAATAGAACATATTTGTGGGTAG
- the panD gene encoding aspartate 1-decarboxylase: protein MMIEVMKSKLHCVRVTEADLNYMGSITIDEDLMDAANLIANERVHIVDNNNGERFSTYIIKGERGSGKICLNGAAARKVQVGDIIIIMSYAMMDFDEAKSFKPIVVFPDSVTNKVI from the coding sequence ATGATGATTGAAGTAATGAAGTCAAAGCTGCACTGTGTACGTGTAACAGAGGCTGATTTAAATTACATGGGTAGTATCACGATTGACGAAGACTTAATGGACGCAGCCAATCTTATCGCCAATGAGAGAGTACATATCGTGGATAACAATAACGGCGAACGTTTTTCAACTTATATTATTAAAGGCGAACGCGGATCAGGCAAAATCTGTCTGAATGGCGCAGCAGCCCGAAAGGTACAAGTGGGAGATATCATTATTATCATGTCTTATGCCATGATGGATTTTGACGAAGCTAAAAGCTTTAAGCCAATAGTTGTTTTTCCAGATTCCGTGACTAACAAAGTAATCTGA
- the panC gene encoding pantoate--beta-alanine ligase — protein sequence MKIVHTIKELQAELTTLKAQDKKIGLVPTMGALHAGHASLVNRSVKENDVTVVSVFVNPTQFNDKNDLLKYPRTLDADCKLLEANGCSFVFAPSVEEMYPEPDTRVFNFAPLDAVMEGAFRPGHFNGVAQIVSKLFDAVKPHRAYFGEKDFQQLAIIREMVKQLNYDLEIVGCPILREEDGLALSSRNARLSAEEREIALKISQTLFKSSTFAADHSVGETIRFVEESIAAERGLRLEYFKIVDGNTLQEFGDWADTNYAVGCITVFCGDVRLIDNIKYKEI from the coding sequence ATGAAAATTGTACACACTATCAAAGAGTTGCAAGCAGAGCTAACAACTCTGAAAGCTCAGGATAAAAAGATTGGATTAGTTCCTACTATGGGTGCCTTGCATGCAGGCCATGCATCACTCGTTAATCGCAGCGTAAAAGAAAATGATGTAACCGTAGTGAGTGTATTTGTTAACCCCACTCAGTTTAATGATAAGAATGATTTATTAAAATATCCGCGTACACTGGATGCAGATTGCAAACTACTGGAAGCAAATGGCTGCTCCTTTGTATTTGCACCGTCAGTGGAAGAAATGTATCCAGAACCGGATACACGTGTATTCAATTTTGCTCCACTAGATGCAGTAATGGAAGGAGCCTTCCGTCCGGGACATTTTAACGGAGTAGCACAAATAGTAAGTAAATTGTTTGATGCAGTGAAACCTCACCGTGCATACTTCGGTGAAAAAGACTTTCAGCAACTAGCCATTATTCGTGAAATGGTTAAACAGCTAAACTATGACCTTGAAATTGTAGGCTGCCCTATTCTACGTGAAGAAGACGGACTGGCTCTAAGTAGCCGAAATGCAAGATTATCTGCAGAAGAACGTGAAATAGCATTAAAAATATCTCAAACATTATTTAAAAGTAGTACCTTTGCAGCAGATCACTCAGTGGGTGAAACGATTCGTTTTGTTGAAGAGTCAATTGCTGCTGAGAGAGGGCTACGCCTGGAATACTTTAAAATTGTGGATGGAAACACCTTACAAGAATTTGGAGACTGGGCAGATACAAACTATGCAGTGGGCTGTATCACAGTTTTCTGTGGAGACGTCCGACTGATTGATAACATAAAATATAAAGAGATTTAA